CGTAGAAGTGCAGGGCGGAGACGGCGACGCCCGAGCGGGCTGCCACCTCGCCGGGGGTCAGGGGCGGCGTGGACATTTGACCTGAACCTTAGTTGAGGTCCGAGGATCCGTTCCCGTGACCCTCGCCGATGCCCGTCCCGACCCCGTCTCGTCCCGTCCGCCCGGCTCGCCCTGGGCGCGCCCGTACGGCGCCGTGACCGCCGGCGCCTTCGGGCTGTCCTTCCTCTTCGCCTTCGAGGCGCTCGCGGTCGCCACGGTGATGCCGGCGGTGGCACGCGAGCTGGACGGCCTGGCGCTCTACCCGGTGGCCTTCGCGGCCCCGCTCGCGGCTGCGGTCGTCGCCCTGGTCGTGGCTGGTCCGCTGGCCGACCGGCACGGCCCGTCGCCGGTGCTGCACGGCGGGCTCGTGGTCTTCGCGACCGGAGTGGTCCTGGCCGGCGTCGCGTGGTCGATGCCCGTCTTCCTGCTCGGTCGCCTCGTCCACGGTGCGGGCGGCGGCGTCATCGGCGTCGCGCTCTACGTCGTGGTCGCCGAGGCCTACCCCGCTGCGTTGCGTCCGCGGGTGTTCGCCGTGCTGACCGCGGCCTGGGTGCTGCCGGCCGTGGTCGGGCCCGGGATCGCCGCCCTGGTGGCCGACACGGTGGGCTGGCGATGGGTGTTCCTGGCGGTGCCGGTCCTGGCGGTGGGCGCGCTCGCGCTCGTGCGCCAGGCGGACCTCGCCCGGCCGCGCCGCGAGGAGGCCCCGGGCCCGGAGCCGCGACGCGTGCTGCTGGCCCTGGGGGCTGCGCTCGGCGTGGTCGCGGCGAGTGTCGGCGGGCAGCGCGGCGTCGTGGGTTGGCCGCTGCTCGTGCTGGCGGGGCTGGCGCTCAGCGTGGCGACCGGGGCGCGGCTGCTGCCGCGCGGCGCGTGGACCGGCGGGCGGGGGTTGCCCGCCGTGCTCGGCACCCGGGCCGTGGTGGGGGTGACCTTCCACCTGGCCGAGGTCTACCTGCCGCTGCTGCTCACGCTCGGCCGTGGGCTGTCGCTCGTCGCGGCCGGTGCCGTGCTGACGACCGGCGCCGTCACGTGGTGCCTCGGTGCGGTCCTGGCCTCGCGGTGGCGACGCCTGGCCGACGAGGAGCAGCGGGTGCGCCTCGGCGCCGCGCTCGTCGCGCTGGGTGCCGGGGGAGCGGTGCTCGCCGGGACGTCGGCCGTCCCCCTCGCGGTGCCCGTCGTCGGGTGGGCGGTGGCGGGACTGGGGATCGGGATGGCGTACTCGACCCTGTCGGTGCTCGCCCTCGCGTGTGCTACGGACGGCGAGGCCGGGGCGACCTCGTCCGCCCTCCAGCTCAACGACCACCTGGTCATCAGTGCCGTGCTCGCCCTCGGGGGCGTCGCGTTCGCGGGCTTCGCCTCCGGGGCCCCGGTGCTGGGGGCCACGCTGCTCGTCGCCGCGGCGGCCGCCGTGGGGATGCTGGCCCAGGTCCCGGCTCGGCGCCTCCGCGCACCCGGCGCGACCGCATGAGCCGGGCTCAGGTGCTGCTGGGGGCCGCCGCCTCGAGCGCCGCGCGATGGGTGCGGTTGTGCTCGATCAGCCGCTCGAGCGCGTCGCGCGTCGCGACCAGCTCGGCGATGTGCCCGTCGATCCGGTCGCGCTCCGCCACGAGGCGCTCGAAGGCCGTCGCGGCGGTCTGCGTCGTCGGGGTCTCCATGCAGGGGAGGACCTCGGCGATGGCGCGGCTGGAGAGGCCCGCGGCGTACATGCGCTGGAGGAAGCGCACGCGCTCGACGTCCTCCTCGGTGTAGTGCCGCTGCCCGCTCGCGCTCCGGCTGCTGGTGAGCAGCCCCTGCTCCTCGTAGTAGCGCAGCGAGCGCACGCTCACGTCCGCTCGCGCCGCCAGCTCCCCGATCCTCACGTGTGACCCGCCTCTCCCGTCACGACCCTTGCCTCTGACGTCAGTGTCAGGTTCTAGCGTAGTCGCATGACCTCCTTGTTCGACACCCACCAGCTCGGCCGCCTCACCCTGCCCAACCGCGTCGTGATGGCGCCCATGACCCGCGTCCGTGCCGCCGCCGGCGGGCTCGCGACGCCCTCGATGGCGACCTACTACGCCCAGCGCGCCAGCGCCGGCCTCATCGTGAGCGAGGGCGTGCAGCCCAACGTCGTGGGCCAGTCCAACCCCGGCACGCCGGGTCTGCACACCGACGAGCAGGTCGCGTCGTGGCGCCCCGTCACGGAGGCGGTGCACACCGCCGGCGGCCGCATCTTCGCGCAGATCATGCACGGCGGTCGCGTCTCCCACCACGCCACCACCGGCCTCCAGCCCGTCGGGCCCTCCGCCGTCGCGCTCGGCGCCGACGTGTTCACCCCGACCGGCCCGGCCCCGGCTCCCGAGCCCCGCGCGCTCACCACCGCGGAGGTGCCCGAGCAGGCGCGCTCGTACGCCGAGGCCGCCGCGCGCGCCGTCGACGCGGGCTTCGACGGGGTCGAGCTCCACGGCGCGAACGGTTACCTCATCGCCCAGTTCCTGTCCTCCAACGCCAACGTGCGCACCGACGCCTACGGCGGCTCCGTCACCAACCGCATCCGCTTCGCCGTGGAGGCCGTCGAGGCGACGGTCGACGCGATCGGGGCCGACCGTGTCGGCATCCGCATCTCGCCCGACGCGGGCATCTGGAACGTGCGGGAGACCGAGGTCGAGGAGCTGTACGGCGCACTGTTGGCCGCGCTCGCACCGCTGGGCCTCGCCTACCTCCACCTCGAGGCGACCGCCGCGGAGGACGTGCTCCTCGGTCTGCGCCGCGCCTGGCCGGGCACACTCGTGGTCAACCCGGTGTCGCCGACGAGCCCGCAGCGCGCCGAGCGCGCGGCGGCCGACCGCTGGCTGGGGCTGGGGGCGGACCTCATCAGCTTCGGGCGGGCCTACATCGCCAACCCCGACCTCGTCGAGCGGCTGCGCCACGACCTGCCGCTGGCGGCGGACGACACGGCGACCTACTACGCCGGCGGCGACCGGGGCTACGTCACCTACCCGACCCACGAGGCCACGCCCGTCGGCTGACAGCCTCACCTCCACGGGCGAGTCCTGTTGAGAACCTGCACACGGGGCCGCTATGTTTGTTGAGGTCTCCGCCCGGGTCGCAAGGTCCTGGCGCTCCTCACGCAGCGAGCTCGTGGAGGTCCCCGACTGCGGGGGAGATGGAGCGGCGTCGCTTTCGGCCGTCTCATCTCCCCTGCAGTGGTCGGAGCCTCGTCAGCTCCGGAGGCACTCCGCCACGAACTCCGCCGCACGGCGCTCGAACCGCCCGCCGTGCCGCAGCATCGCGTGCTTGCCGCCCTCCACCACCTCGAACGCCACGTCGGTCGTGCGCGCGATCCGGTCGGCCAGGGCGCGCGCCCGGGCGATCGGCGCGATCCGGTCCTCGTCGCCGTGCACCACGAGCACCTGCCGCCCCCGCAGGTCGGTGCGGTCCTCGGCGAGCACCCACGGGTTGAGGGCCACCACGCAGCGCACCGCGGGTGCGGACCCGGCGAGCAGGGCGGCCCGACCGCCGAGCGAGTGACCGACCAGCGCGACCGGCAGGTCGCCCCACCGCTCCCGCAGCTCCCCGAGCGCCCACCGGACGTCCTCCACCGGCGTACGGCTCGGGTCCCAGCCGCGGTGGGAGTTGAGGAGCCGGTACGTCGCGGCGTCCGGCACCCGACGGGCGACGCGGCGCGCGACGGGCTTCATGCGCAGCACCGACAGCTGGGTGGGGCTGACCATGGGGCTGCCCGGACGCGAACCGCCGCCGTGCAGCACCAGCACGGCGGCGGTCGGGCGCTTGGGTTCGCGGACGGGGATCAGGCGGGGTTGCACAGCGGAGGGGCCTTCCTCGGGGGAGCGGTGCTGGTACCCGCGGCGGGGGCGGACATGCGCCGTACCCCCGCCGCGTCGGTGGACGCCGGGGTCACTCGCCCTCCACGAACCCCTGCTCCTCGAGCCACTGGTAGGCGACCTCGGCCGGCTCCTCGCCGTCGACGTCGACCCGCGCGTTGAGCTCCAACAGCACCTCGTCGGTCAGCTCCTCCGTCACGGGCGCCATCAGCTCCTCGATCTCGGGGTGCTCCTCGGCGGTCTCCTCGCGCAGCACGAGGGAGACGTTGTACTTGGGGAAGTACTCCTGGTCGTCCTCGAGGACGGTGAGGTCGAGCGCCAGGATCCGACCGTCGGTGGTGAAGACCTCGCCGAAGTTGCACTCCCCGCGCGCGGTCGCGTCGTAGATCGCGCCCGTCTGGTACGTGCGCAGGTTGGACTCGGGCGTCCCGTCGGGCTGGTCGAGCGGGATGCCGTAGGTCTCCAGCATCCCCGGCAGGCCGTCGGGGCGGTTGGTGAACTCCGACTCCACGCAGAACGTGCGCTCCTCGACCGGCAGGTCGGCGATCTGCGACATCGACTCGATGCCCAGCCGCTCGGTGACCTCGGGGTTCATGGCGAACGCGTAGGTGTTGTTCATGGGAGCCGGCGGCAGCCACACGAGCTGGTTCTGCTCGAGGTCGGCGTCCCGCACCGCCTCGTACTGCTCCTGCTCGTCCGGGATCGGTTCCGCCTCGCCGAGGTAGGTGATCCAGCCGGTGCCGGTGTACTCCCACATCGCGTCGATCTGGCCGTCGGTCTGGGCCTGGCGGGCGGCCGCGCTGCCGGGGATGTTGGTGAGGTCCGTGACCTCCGCCCCGGCGGACCGCAGGAGGATGATCGCCATCTTCCCGAGGATCACGTTCTCGTTGAAGTTCTTCGACCCGACGGTGATCTCGGCACCGTCGAGCGCGCCGTCGAAGTCGGTCAGGTCGCCGGTGAGCTTCCCGGTGGGCACGTAGCCGCCCGCCGTGCCGAGTGCGCAGCCGGAGAGCAGGGCCCCGGTCGCGACGAGGGCGGCGGTGCCGGCGGCGAGCCGGCGGACGGTGCGGTGCCGGGTGCGTTGCTGGGTGCGGTGCTGGGTGCGGTGGTGCGTGCGGGTCACGTCAGACCCCCTTCGGTCGGTAGGCGAGCTCGAGCAGCCGCCCGATCCACTCGATGAGCAGGGCGAGCAGCGCGATCAGCAGCGCACCGGTGATCATCAGGGAGAAGCGGAACAGCGAGATCCCGGTCTGGAGCACCTCGCCCAGGCCGCCGGCGTCGATGAAGCAGGCCAGCGACGCGGTGCCCGCGATGAGCACGAGGGACGTGCGGATCCCGGCCATGATCACCGGTACGGCGAGGGGCAGCTCGATCTTGCGGAGCGTCTCCGTCGAGGTCATGCCGACACCCCGCGCGGCCTCGACCAGCGTGGGGTCGACGGCCTGGATGCCCGTGATCGTGTTGCGGAGCACCGGGAGGATCCCGTAGAGGCTCAGGCCGATGATCGCCGTCCAGAAGCCACCGCCGAGCCACAGGAAGAGCAGCACGATGAGGCCCACCGACGGCGCCGCCTGACCCGCGTTGGCGATGCCGACGACGAGCGGCGCGGCACGCTTGACCCGGCCACGCGTGAGCGCGATGCCGAGGGGGAGCGACACCACGACGACGATGACCGCCGCGACGACCGTCAGCTGCAGGTGGTCGACGAGCAGCCGCGACAGCGTGCTCCACTTCAGCTGGTTGGCCTCGACCGAGTCGAGCTCGGCGGTCTGGCGCCAGACGAGGAAGCCGATGAAGGCCAGCGCGACGAGCACGGGCGGGACGACGAGCATCGTCACCGTCTCCCGGCTGACGCTCTTGCGCGCGAGCCAGCCGCGCGCGCGGCGATCGGCGGCGTCCGTTCCCTCGTCGGGCCCGCGCCGCTGCTCCTCGGGCGGCCCCGCCGTCGGTTCCAGCGTCTCCGCGCTCACGGCCGCGGCTCCTGGGCCCCAGCGGCCCCAGCGGCCTCGGCCGCCTCCGTGGCGGCGGCCTCCTGGGCGCGGATGTGCTGCGTCACCGACTCGAAGTCGACGACGCCGAGGTACTCGTCACGGTCGCCCGTCACGATCGCGGCGGCGTGGGAGGAGCTGAGCATCGTGTCGAGCGCGTCGTTGAGCGTCGCGCGGCGGTCGAGCGTGACGAGCTCGTCGCGACGCGGCACGTCGATGCGCTGCTGGCGCCGCAGGGTGCGCAGCCAGGGCCACGCGACCGGGCGTCCGCGCTCGTCCAGCACGACGACGCAGTCCTGGCGGGCGGCCTCGGCGCGTCGTACGGCGTCGGCGGCGTCGTCGCCCTGCCGGGCGGTCGTCCACTCGCCCAGCCGCAGCTCGTTGACGCGGGACAGGCTGAGCTGCTTGAGGGTCGAGCCCGCGCCGACGAAGTCGGCCACGAAGTCGTTGGCGGGGGCGGCGAGCACGTTCTCGGGGGTGTCGTACTGCTCGATGTGCGCGCCCTCGGAGAAGATCAGGATGCGGTCGCCGAGCTTGATGGCCTCGTCGATGTCGTGGGTGACGCACACGATGGTCTTGCCGAGCTCGCGCTGGATGCTCAGCATCTCGTCCTGGAGTCGCTGCCGCGTGATGGGGTCGACGGCGCCGAACGGCTCGTCCATGAGCACGACCGGCGGGTCGGCGGCCAGGCCGCGGGCCACGCCGACGCGCTGCTGCTGGCCGCCGGAGAGCTCGCGGGGGTAGCGGTCGCGGTACTTGGCCGGGTCGAGCCCGACGAGGTCGAGCAGCTCCTCCGTGCGGTCGGCGATCTTCTGCTTGGACCACTTGAGCAGCTTCGGGACGACGGCGATGTTGTCCGCGACGGTCATGTGGGGGAAGAGGCTGCCGCCCTGGATGACGTAGCCGATCGTGCGGCGCAGCTCGTCGGCGTCGCGGCCGCGGATGTCCTCGCCGCCGATCGTGATCGTGCCGGAGGTCGGCTCGATGAGGCGGTTGATCATCTTCAGCGACGTCGTCTTGCCGCAGCCCGAGGGGCCGATGAACATGACGACCTCCCCGGCCGGCACGGTCAGCGACAGGCTCTGGACGGCGGGCGCCTTCTGGCCGGGGTACTTCTTGACGACGTCGGTCAGCTCGATCTCGACGCCGCTGATGCGACGCCCGGCGCGGTCGTCGCCCTCGTCGCGGGGCTGGGGGCTGGCGGTCGTGTCCTGGGTCGTCATGCGACGCGGACTCCCTTCGAGATGGTGAGGCGCCCGAGCGCGAGGAGCAGGAGGTCGGCCACGAGGGCGACGATGACGATGCCGACCGTGCCGACGACGGCGTAGTTGAGGGCGTTGGCGCCGCCGGTCTGCACGAGACCGGTCCAGATGTAGGAGCCGAGGCCGGGCCCGAGCACGTAGGCCGCGATCGCGGCGATGCCCATCGACATCTGCATCGAGGTGCGCACGCCGGCCAGGATCACCGGCCAGGCGAGCGGGATCTGCACCGTGAGCAGCACGCCGACCGGGCCCATGCCCATGCCGCGGGCCGACTCCAGCAGGGTCTGGTCGACACCCGCGAGCCCGACCACGGCGTTCCGCAGGACCGGGAGCACGGCGTAGAACACGACGCAGAGGAAGGCCGTCGTGGTGCCGAGGCCCGACAGGGGCAGGAGCAGGCCGACCAGGGCGAACGACGGCAGCGTGAGGCCGACGGCCGAGACGGCGTTGGCGACGGGTTCCAGGGCCCGGAAGCGGTTGATGAGGACCGCCAGTGCGATCGCGATGATGGTCGCGACGAGCACGCACTGGAAGACCAGGTTGGCGTGTTGGAGCATGTCGAAGGCGATCTGTCGTCGCCGCTCCGCGATGAAGTCGTCCACGCAGCGTTCCTTCCGGCCGTCCTGCAGGATCCGGCACGGAGCCGTGCCGGCGAATCGCGCTTCTCTACCCCCGGGTCACGGGGCTACACCCGAAAGTTGGTGTTGATGTTCATCGACCCGCGCCGACGGGTCCGCGCCGGTGAGCATTTCGCCATCCCTGCTCCAATGGCGGCAGGGGTCGAGCAGACGGCCCACGACCAGGCGGGACGGTGTGACATGGCGGGAGACGCGGACGCGGCACGGGAGTGGCGCGAGGCCTACGAGCGGGTGAGCGGGCTCGTCGCCACGACCCAGCTGCGGGACCCCGGAGCGCTGGAGCGCGCGGTGCCGGCCACGCCCGACTGGCGGGCGCGGGACCTGGTGGCGCACATGATCGGCGTCGGCAGCGACACCCTCGGTGACGCCGTCGACGAGGAGCACGGCGAGGCCTGGACGCAGCGGCACGTGGAGGCGCGGCGCGACCGCACGGTGCCCGAGCTGCTGGAGGAGTGGAGCGACCTCGCCCCGCGGATCGAGGAGCACGTGGCGACCGCGGACCCCGGGCCGCTCGGTGACGTCGTCATCCACGAGCAGGACCTCCGCGGCGCGCTCGGCGCGCCCGGTGGTCGCGCCTCGGGCGGGCTGGCGATGGTGCGCGAGGAGATGGCCGGGACGTTCGCCAAGGCGCTGGACGGACGGGGCCCGGTGCGCCTCGAGGCAACGGACGAGGACTGGACGTGGCAGTCGGCGGACGGCGATCCCGCGGTCGTGCTGCGGGCGCCGGGCTACGACGTCGCCCGAGCGCTCACGTCGCGCCGCACCGAGGAGCAGCTGCGGTCCTACGTCACGGCCGGTGACGTGACGCCGTTCCTCGACGACTTCGCCGGCCTCGGTCCGCTGCCCGCGCAGCCCCTGCCCGAGTGAGCGCCCACTACGACGTCGTCGTCCTCGGCGCCGGTTCCGGCAACACGGTGATCGACGACCGCTTCTCCCACCTGCGCGTGGCCATCGTCGAGCGCGGTCCCTTCGGGGGCACCTGCGTCAACCGGGGCTGCATCCCGTCGAAGATGTACGTGCACGCCGCCGATCTGCTGACCGGCGCGGCGCGGGGCCCCGCCCTCGGCGTACGCACCGCGGCTCGAGCCGCCGACCAGGCGGCGTGGGAGCGGCTGCGCGGCCGCATCACCTCCCGCATCGATGCGGTGGCGGAGAGCGGTGAGGAGTACCGGCGGGGGCTCGACTTCGTCGACGTCCTCACCGGGACGGGACGTTTCACGGGTCCGGGCGCGCTCGAGGTCGAGGACGCCGGTGGAGGCGTCACCGCGATCACGGCCGACCAGGTCGTCATCGCGACCGGCAGCCGACCGGTGGTGCCCGACCTGCCGGGCCTCCACGACGTCCCGCACGTCACGAGCGACACCGTCATGCGGCTGGAGGAGCTGCCGCGGCGGATGGTGGTGCTCGGTGGCGGGTACGTCGGCTGCGAGCTCGCCCACGTCTTCGCCGCGCTGGGGGTGGAGGTCGTGCAGGTCGAGAGCGAGGACCTGCTGCTGTCCGCGCAGGATGCCGACGTCGCCGAGCTGGTGACGCGCGCGGCCCGGGACCGCTGGGACGTGCGCACCGGGGCGCGGCTCGAGCGCGCAGAGCTCCTGGACGACGGCTCCGCCCGTCTCGAGCTCGACGACGGCACCCACCTCGAGACCGATCTCGTGCTCGTCGCCATCGGCCGGCAGACCAACGCCGACCTCCTCGACCTCGACCGCGCCGGGGTGCCCGTGGACGACGACGGTCGCGTGGTCGTGGACGAGCACCAGCGCGCCGCGGACGGCGTCTGGGCCCTGGGTGACGCGAGCAGCTCGCCGCCGCTCAAGCACGTGGCCAACCAGGACGCGCGGGTCGTGCAGCACAACCTGCTCCACCCCGACGACCTGGTGATCAGCGACCACCGCCACGTCCCGCAGGCCGTCTTCACCGAGCCGCAGGTCGCCTCGGTCGGGCTCACCGAGGCGGCGGCCCGCGAGCAGGGGATCGACCTGGCCGTCGGGCGCAAGGACGTCGCGGACACGGCCTACGGCTGGGCCCTGCAGACCGATCCGGACGACGACGACCCGGCCGGCCCCGGCGGCTTCGCGAAGGTGCTCGTCGACCGCCGCACCGGGCTGCTCGTCGGGGCGCACGTCGTGGGGCCGATGGCGGCGACGCTGATCCAGCCGCTCATCCAGGCCATCAGCAGCGACGTACCGGTGCGGGGGCTGGCGCGGGGGCAGTACTGGATCCACCCCGCACCCACCGAGCTCGTCGAGGGCGCGCTGCTGGCGGCGGAGGAGGAGCTGGGCGGGTGACACTTTCCCCGGTCAGCCGGGGAACACGCCGCTTTGACCATCAAAGTTGATGGTCAAAGCGGTCGGTTCGGTGCAGGCTGATGCCGAAATGGGACGAGATCGCGGGGAGACGTTCGCGCAGATCGTCGCGCGCACGCTGGCCGAACCGCCCCGGCCCGAGCCGGAGGACCCGTCGACGCCGCGGCTGCCGGACGGGCGCCGGCTCACCGAGGTGCGGTCGGCGCTGACGCCCGACGAGGCGCGCGACCTCGTCGCCGGCGGGGCGCTCCTCGCGTTCGAGGGCTGCGGCTGCGGTGGGGGACCGGGCTGCGAGCCGCGGTGGTACGACGCGGACGAGCGCCGCCGGGCGACCACCGTCGTGCCACGGATCCGCGCCAAGACGCACCCGGGCTGGATCGACCTCTGGAGCCCGGTGGACGACGCCGCGACGCACGTCGTCCACGTCCACG
This Nocardioides alkalitolerans DNA region includes the following protein-coding sequences:
- a CDS encoding alkene reductase — translated: MTSLFDTHQLGRLTLPNRVVMAPMTRVRAAAGGLATPSMATYYAQRASAGLIVSEGVQPNVVGQSNPGTPGLHTDEQVASWRPVTEAVHTAGGRIFAQIMHGGRVSHHATTGLQPVGPSAVALGADVFTPTGPAPAPEPRALTTAEVPEQARSYAEAAARAVDAGFDGVELHGANGYLIAQFLSSNANVRTDAYGGSVTNRIRFAVEAVEATVDAIGADRVGIRISPDAGIWNVRETEVEELYGALLAALAPLGLAYLHLEATAAEDVLLGLRRAWPGTLVVNPVSPTSPQRAERAAADRWLGLGADLISFGRAYIANPDLVERLRHDLPLAADDTATYYAGGDRGYVTYPTHEATPVG
- a CDS encoding ABC transporter ATP-binding protein produces the protein MTTQDTTASPQPRDEGDDRAGRRISGVEIELTDVVKKYPGQKAPAVQSLSLTVPAGEVVMFIGPSGCGKTTSLKMINRLIEPTSGTITIGGEDIRGRDADELRRTIGYVIQGGSLFPHMTVADNIAVVPKLLKWSKQKIADRTEELLDLVGLDPAKYRDRYPRELSGGQQQRVGVARGLAADPPVVLMDEPFGAVDPITRQRLQDEMLSIQRELGKTIVCVTHDIDEAIKLGDRILIFSEGAHIEQYDTPENVLAAPANDFVADFVGAGSTLKQLSLSRVNELRLGEWTTARQGDDAADAVRRAEAARQDCVVVLDERGRPVAWPWLRTLRRQQRIDVPRRDELVTLDRRATLNDALDTMLSSSHAAAIVTGDRDEYLGVVDFESVTQHIRAQEAAATEAAEAAGAAGAQEPRP
- a CDS encoding ABC transporter permease — encoded protein: MSAETLEPTAGPPEEQRRGPDEGTDAADRRARGWLARKSVSRETVTMLVVPPVLVALAFIGFLVWRQTAELDSVEANQLKWSTLSRLLVDHLQLTVVAAVIVVVVSLPLGIALTRGRVKRAAPLVVGIANAGQAAPSVGLIVLLFLWLGGGFWTAIIGLSLYGILPVLRNTITGIQAVDPTLVEAARGVGMTSTETLRKIELPLAVPVIMAGIRTSLVLIAGTASLACFIDAGGLGEVLQTGISLFRFSLMITGALLIALLALLIEWIGRLLELAYRPKGV
- a CDS encoding glycine betaine ABC transporter substrate-binding protein, producing the protein MTRTHHRTQHRTQQRTRHRTVRRLAAGTAALVATGALLSGCALGTAGGYVPTGKLTGDLTDFDGALDGAEITVGSKNFNENVILGKMAIILLRSAGAEVTDLTNIPGSAAARQAQTDGQIDAMWEYTGTGWITYLGEAEPIPDEQEQYEAVRDADLEQNQLVWLPPAPMNNTYAFAMNPEVTERLGIESMSQIADLPVEERTFCVESEFTNRPDGLPGMLETYGIPLDQPDGTPESNLRTYQTGAIYDATARGECNFGEVFTTDGRILALDLTVLEDDQEYFPKYNVSLVLREETAEEHPEIEELMAPVTEELTDEVLLELNARVDVDGEEPAEVAYQWLEEQGFVEGE
- a CDS encoding mycothione reductase, whose protein sequence is MSAHYDVVVLGAGSGNTVIDDRFSHLRVAIVERGPFGGTCVNRGCIPSKMYVHAADLLTGAARGPALGVRTAARAADQAAWERLRGRITSRIDAVAESGEEYRRGLDFVDVLTGTGRFTGPGALEVEDAGGGVTAITADQVVIATGSRPVVPDLPGLHDVPHVTSDTVMRLEELPRRMVVLGGGYVGCELAHVFAALGVEVVQVESEDLLLSAQDADVAELVTRAARDRWDVRTGARLERAELLDDGSARLELDDGTHLETDLVLVAIGRQTNADLLDLDRAGVPVDDDGRVVVDEHQRAADGVWALGDASSSPPLKHVANQDARVVQHNLLHPDDLVISDHRHVPQAVFTEPQVASVGLTEAAAREQGIDLAVGRKDVADTAYGWALQTDPDDDDPAGPGGFAKVLVDRRTGLLVGAHVVGPMAATLIQPLIQAISSDVPVRGLARGQYWIHPAPTELVEGALLAAEEELGG
- a CDS encoding MFS transporter, producing MTLADARPDPVSSRPPGSPWARPYGAVTAGAFGLSFLFAFEALAVATVMPAVARELDGLALYPVAFAAPLAAAVVALVVAGPLADRHGPSPVLHGGLVVFATGVVLAGVAWSMPVFLLGRLVHGAGGGVIGVALYVVVAEAYPAALRPRVFAVLTAAWVLPAVVGPGIAALVADTVGWRWVFLAVPVLAVGALALVRQADLARPRREEAPGPEPRRVLLALGAALGVVAASVGGQRGVVGWPLLVLAGLALSVATGARLLPRGAWTGGRGLPAVLGTRAVVGVTFHLAEVYLPLLLTLGRGLSLVAAGAVLTTGAVTWCLGAVLASRWRRLADEEQRVRLGAALVALGAGGAVLAGTSAVPLAVPVVGWAVAGLGIGMAYSTLSVLALACATDGEAGATSSALQLNDHLVISAVLALGGVAFAGFASGAPVLGATLLVAAAAAVGMLAQVPARRLRAPGATA
- a CDS encoding maleylpyruvate isomerase family mycothiol-dependent enzyme — protein: MAGDADAAREWREAYERVSGLVATTQLRDPGALERAVPATPDWRARDLVAHMIGVGSDTLGDAVDEEHGEAWTQRHVEARRDRTVPELLEEWSDLAPRIEEHVATADPGPLGDVVIHEQDLRGALGAPGGRASGGLAMVREEMAGTFAKALDGRGPVRLEATDEDWTWQSADGDPAVVLRAPGYDVARALTSRRTEEQLRSYVTAGDVTPFLDDFAGLGPLPAQPLPE
- a CDS encoding MerR family transcriptional regulator, producing the protein MRIGELAARADVSVRSLRYYEEQGLLTSSRSASGQRHYTEEDVERVRFLQRMYAAGLSSRAIAEVLPCMETPTTQTAATAFERLVAERDRIDGHIAELVATRDALERLIEHNRTHRAALEAAAPSST
- a CDS encoding alpha/beta fold hydrolase — protein: MQPRLIPVREPKRPTAAVLVLHGGGSRPGSPMVSPTQLSVLRMKPVARRVARRVPDAATYRLLNSHRGWDPSRTPVEDVRWALGELRERWGDLPVALVGHSLGGRAALLAGSAPAVRCVVALNPWVLAEDRTDLRGRQVLVVHGDEDRIAPIARARALADRIARTTDVAFEVVEGGKHAMLRHGGRFERRAAEFVAECLRS
- a CDS encoding ABC transporter permease subunit, which encodes MDDFIAERRRQIAFDMLQHANLVFQCVLVATIIAIALAVLINRFRALEPVANAVSAVGLTLPSFALVGLLLPLSGLGTTTAFLCVVFYAVLPVLRNAVVGLAGVDQTLLESARGMGMGPVGVLLTVQIPLAWPVILAGVRTSMQMSMGIAAIAAYVLGPGLGSYIWTGLVQTGGANALNYAVVGTVGIVIVALVADLLLLALGRLTISKGVRVA